From Cydia splendana chromosome 12, ilCydSple1.2, whole genome shotgun sequence, a single genomic window includes:
- the LOC134795622 gene encoding balbiani ring protein 3-like, with translation MPCCQVRNKLQCNMECNNINCFCIQNGGESCICLQEKNECQCKSCQCDTCTCFTTGECTCICVRRDETGKVIKCDGCKGNCDKINKECKCKCDNSKCTCIATGGANCICVCLDESGKIKKCDDCKCTCKCNCDDTKSTCDASGEASKTCSRDESGKIKCSDCNCAAGNCNPQPCQACQRKSDNKGCVCVPTKEKPCLCVSKEVKEKLVKCSTCKCDGSKCTCIATEGATCICVCRDENGKIKRCDDCNCGTETYCKPVKICDKKCDKDGCVCISTEGKSCVCIRQDSKRNIVKCNDCKCNSCNCICVCRDENGKIKKCGDCNCVTETCCQSGNTWKKCDKDGCILTEGKCCVCICQDDKGNVVKCNDCKCNSCNCKCNNSKCTCIAAKGAVCICVYRDENRKMKKCNDCNCVSDACCKPGKTCEGKCDKDGCICISTDGKPCVCIGQDSKGNIAKCNDCKCNSCNCKCDDSKCICIATEGATCICVCRDENGKIKKCNDCKCLTETCCKTGKKCDKDGCICISTEGKSCVCIRQEKGELLKCDDCKCGSCKCECDGSKCTCIATGGGACVCVCRDEAENIKRCDDVKSVTLIN, from the coding sequence ATGCCTTGCTGCCAAGTACGAAACAAACTCCAATGCAACATGGAATGTAACAACATAAACTGCTTCTGTATCCAAAATGGCGGAGAATCCTGCATCTGCCTTCAAGAGAAGAACGAATGTCAGTGCAAGTCCTGCCAATGTGACACTTGTACCTGCTTTACCACGGGTGAATGCACTTGTATTTGTGTACGTCGTGACGAAACAGGAAAGGTCATAAAATGCGACGGTTGCAAGGGAAATTGCGACAAGATTAACAAGGAATGCAAGTGCAAATGCGACAATTCCAAGTGTACTTGCATTGCTACTGGAGGGGCCAATTGCATTTGCGTATGCCTTGACGAAAGTGGAAAAATAAAGAAATGCGATGACTGCAAGTGTACTTGCAAGTGCAATTGCGACGATACTAAAAGTACTTGCGATGCCAGTGGCGAGGCTAGTAAGACTTGTAGCCGTGACGAAAGTGGGAAAATAAAATGCAGTGACTGCAACTGCGCTGCAGGCAACTGCAATCCTCAACCATGCCAAGCTTGTCAGAGGAAAAGTGACAATAAAGGATGCGTCTGCGTTCCTACTAAAGAAAAACCTTGCCTTTGTGTCTCTAAAGAAGTTAAAGAGAAGCTTGTGAAATGTAGCACTTGCAAGTGTGATGGTTCCAAGTGCACTTGCATTGCTACTGAAGGAGCTACTTGCATCTGTGTATGCCGAGATGAAAATGGAAAAATCAAGAGATGTGATGACTGCAACTGCGGTACTGAAACTTATTGCAAACCTGTGAAGATTTGCGACAAGAAGTGTGACAAAGACGGCTGTGTCTGCATCTCAACTGAAGGAAAATCCTGCGTTTGTATTCGTCAGGACAGCAAAAGGAATATTGTGAAATGCAATGACTGCAAGTGCAACTCTTGCAACTGCATTTGTGTATGCCGTGATGAAAATGGAAAAATCAAGAAATGTGGTGACTGCAACTGCGTTACTGAGACTTGTTGCCAATCTGGCAACACTTGGAAGAAATGTGACAAAGATGGCTGTATCTTAACCGAGGGAAAATGCTGCGTATGCATATGTCAAGATGACAAAGGAAATGTTGTGAAGTGCAATGACTGCAAGTGCAACTCTTGCAACTGCAAGTGTAATAATTCGAAATGCACTTGTATTGCTGCGAAAGGAGCCGTTTGCATCTGCGTCTACCGTGATGAAAACAGAAAAATGAAGAAATGCAATGATTGTAACTGCGTTAGCGACGCTTGTTGCAAACCTGGGAAGACTTGCGAGGGAAAATGTGACAAGGACGGCTGTATTTGCATCTCAACTGATGGAAAACCCTGCGTTTGTATTGGTCAGGACAGCAAAGGGAATATTGCGAAATGCAATGACTGCAAGTGCAACTCTTGCAACTGCAAATGCGATGATTCTAAATGCATTTGCATTGCTACTGAAGGAGCTACTTGCATTTGTGTATGCCGTGATGAAAATGGAAAAATCAAGAAATGCAATGATTGCAAGTGCCTTACCGAAACATGTTGCAAAACTGGGAAAAAGTGTGACAAAGACGGATGTATCTGCATCTCAACTGAGGGAAAATCCTGCGTTTGCATCCGTCAAGAGAAGGGAGAACTTTTAAAATGCGACGATTGCAAGTGTGGCTCCTGTAAATGCGAGTGTGATGGTTCCAAGTGCACTTGCATTGCTACTGGAGGTGGCGCTTGCGTCTGTGTATGCCGTGATGAAGCAGAGAACATTAAAAGGTGCGACGATGTCAAGTCAGTCActttgataaattaa